The window GCATACGCTCCCCTCTTTCTACTTCTGCAATATAGCAGTTTGGGCAAGTATACTCAGCCTGACCACCATCGTTTCTCCGCCCATTAAACAGCGCACAAATTTGATGTTGCCAAGCTTCACACTTGTCGCATTGAACCCACTGCACAAAGTTGTAAAAGCTTGATGTCTAAATTTGGGCAAACTGGTGCCAAGAACAGATTAGTATAAGATGAAAGTGCACATATCATACCCATTCTTCAGTATCTTCAtcatttttcttcttctctAATCTTGCCTTGGGAATAGAAGTTCCATCAGCAATAATTGTTTCCCCACGGGAGTCGTTATGGCACGGGATGCAGAAGTAGTGTCGTGTATCACCTGTTCCAATGGTGTAATACATTGCGTTTCTTTTAATGCGTGCACCACATGGTGTGCAATATATTGGTGGTGGTTCAAAAGTAAGTTTCTCAACAGCACATAGCTGACAAGAGTTTTCACTCATTGAATTCTCCATCGCTTGATTCTTTTCTGCCTTCGCTTTACTCtgtcaataaaaaaaagaaaaatagaactcTTTTTTCAATTTGGAAATACATAAAAACATGTATTTCAGAGTAAAAAGCACGGAGCTCTCTTCTAGAAAAATCTATTAGTTGTACAAGTGAATGATGGTATtcaccaaaaataaaataagtagtTTAATAAAGTACCTCCTGCCCATTTTAACTTTAAactgtttttctaattttgagTCAGTTTTTAACTTGTTACAATGACATGGAACTGTATAGAGTATAGATTATACCTTCATACACTGTACTGGGTTTTTAAATACACCAAATCTTTCTACAAAAATCATGACAGAGTATGAATACATAGCAAAGGACCTAAGCTCACTCCTTGCACAATCTAAAAGGCAGTGATTCAATCAATATGCATGCACCTGTAGCCCATGAAGTCCAACAATCCAATAAGTTCTAGACAATTACAGTAGTTGCAAGGACAGTTGCTACACAAGTAaccttattttattagattCAAACGAGGAGAATAATTTGTATCTTGCTTACTTAACAAGTTCTATGATCTTCAAAATGTAATCTCATCAATTCCATATATAACTAGTTGTCTTACCATGTTTAAAAAAGAGTGCATAGTTAGTGATACTAAAAGATATTTTTCACCTgggaaaattttcaaaacacaAAGGACTGTTCTATACCTAAAAGAACAACTAATGAAGCTTTTCATTCTCTTTATACCTCTATTTTCCCTCTTCTTCTTATTGGGGTATGTTCCTATGACTCTTTTTCAAGTATATTCTTCATTTTAAAAGGACTAAAAAATTCCTAGCTAAAGAAATGTGCAATTGCGTCTACCAAATAttccatatttttaaaaaagataaagaaTTAGCCAAGTTCTTCGGATAACGTATCTCAGCTATATACTGACCTGGCCAACCCACTGCCTGAGACCTTTGATATGCTCCCGAACTTGTTCAGGAGTAAACAGTTCAGTCAAGGATACTCCCTGTATATTTGGCTTCCCAGACTTGGTTGCAGCCACATTTTCATTGGGTAATGTCACAAGTGAATGGTTAGCAGCAGCAACTTCTTTCTCAGTCTTGATACTTTCTTCCTTAGGAAAGCCAACAGGATCACTTGTGATAGCAGAATCACTATCTTCCACCCGGACGAAGGTTTTATCAATGTTTTCATTCTTCATCTCAAGAACACCGGGACTTCCACGAGCAGAACTTGAAAGATTTTCTATCTTAATTTCTGCAACCTCAGTTTTTATTACCCCACAAGTGTCAACTGTTTGGCTTTCCCCATTTAGGATGTCCTGTGGAACATGAGGTTCACTGATAGAGGAAACTGGTGGAGCACAGCTTTCACGTTCGGAGGCATTAGATTGTGATGGCTGCTGCTCGATCTTCATGCGTTTCAAAGATGGTTGCAGATCTTCTGAGGTTGAAACAACAGACTGACTCATATTTAATCTGCTCAGAGCATCTCTGGTATCATAAGTGTTGCAAGAACCATTTATTGACGAAGGAAAACTGGACTTGGAATCCTGATGTGCACGTGCCTTGATATGCATCATTATATAGTTCTTCACTGGGATGCACACAGGGCATTCTGGATGCTTGCACTTCTTGTGATGTTCAATTAATCTTTTGGTCATGGGGCACCGAGGATTTGGACACCGAGCTAGAAAGCATCCATCCACATGTCGCAGCAGTTCTTGGGCAGCAACACAATATTTCTCTGGACATCTCCCCTTCGGGGCATTACATGCACGAGCATGCCGCAAGAATAATAACCACCTTAGCTGGTTCTTGAACTGCCGGTCACAGTTTGCATTACCATATTTAAGAGCAGAACCATTACCACTACGAGGATCTGCTGTTCTATTAGCAACATTTTGACACATAATTGACCCCCCTGAAGATAGGTTATTTTGCAGAGCATCACCTTGCCCAGATGTTCTCTGACTAAAGTCCCCCTGAATATGATGCTCTTTGGAGATAGAGAAGCTTTGCATCACATGAGGTCCATCTTGGGATCTAGAACGCCACTGACCATGTAATACTCTCTCTGATGGAACTCCATCATTACTAGTGAACTCATCACAAGAATCAGTAAGAAATGGTGGCTGATGTACACTTTGTTGCATCTCTTCCACCGTTTGAGTCTGAGCTGAATAAATCTCCTGAGAACTAGGTGGAAGAGAAAGTGATTTATTAACAACCGATTGGTCTTCAGATAGGTTCTGGTATTGTACTTCGGATGACTGGAACTGTCCAGAGAACTGAGAGTGCAAGGATTCTGCTTGGCGCTCTATCCCAGGCTCGCACTTTACTTGACCAGCCACATTGGATGTCATCTGACCTTGACTTGCTTCATTTTTTAGTAAAACATGTTGCTGCTGACGGAGGTTGTGTTGTCTTTGCTGTTGAAGAAATCGCTGTTGCTGTAAATGATGAGGCAGTTGCTGTAATTAGTTGTGTTGATTAAAATGCATAATATTCGTGGATGTGAAGACTAAAAATCATCTTTTCTCATGTAGAGATTAATTTTGACCAACTAGTCAGCGAAGGAAAATTCAGTTTTAGAGCATAATCTAAACTTACTTGATTTATATCCTGATTACTTCCCGATAACTCAGCAGATGTTACAGGGCAATAAATGCTTCCTGAAGTGGAGGAATCAGCAGTGCAGCTCCCATATCCAACACCTACCAACAAAGGGATACATTGACAGATAAAAGTAATTAACATATATCTCAACACCTTAAATACTGATCAAACATGTCACTGTGAGATTTCATCCACTACCCTTGCAATCACAAATCGCAAGGGGGCAGTGTTTAGAAAGGTACCCTGAGATATTTGTCGCTGATGTTGATCATGCTGCAACAATTTTGATGAGTTGCCATAGAGTGGGGCATTTATGTAGCCCTCAGAGATTCCAGGACCTTTTGAAATTTGGATATTGTTCCCAATCGTCCCTAAACCAGTAGTCAAGGACCCACTTGACAGTCCATATTTCTGTTGCACACCAGACCTAATACCACCACCAATTTGACTGCCGAGGTTGTGCAATATGCGGCTGTTTTGGCCACCAATTTGATTCTTCTGTTGCAGAGGTTGTGCTGCAATTGTAGTTTCGACAGTTGAATACGCCATATTATTAGAATCCAGATTCATGACAGGctgattataattattattattcatgtCATTAGAATTATTGCTGTTTATATTGTTGGAACTATTAAATCCAGGAGTGGGTATCATTTGGCTTGCAATTCTCTGTCCACCAACCGATGAACCAATGATATTGCCACCGGAACTAATTGAAAATGTAGAAGGGGACTGCTGATATCCATGCGGCAACGAACCTGCAGAATTGGGTTCTGTTACGGTAAATGGCAGGAGGAATTAGTACCATAATGCACTAGAGCGGTAACAAAAGTTTAAAAGTACCAGATAATCCATTGAAGGATCCACCGTGCATGCCTCCAGATGTTGTATTCCCAGTGGGCAAGAAGCTTCCTGTGTTTACAGTGGATGATGCAATACTATTAGAACCACCGGAGGCGATCAAGGAACTATCCACGGATGATGCATGCATCAAGCTTGAATTTCCGCTTTGAGGCATGCCAGGAGTTGGAATCATCGTACTGGTAGAAGATGAAGAATTGATATGTTGGTGAGAATATTGCTGGCTGGGATTATTCATAGGTTCTCTTCTAATTAATATCCGAAGACGATTCTCCAAGGTCTCCAAGTTCATGTACTCCTCCTATATACGATGGAAATAAAGTTACATCTCATAATTAATACAAATCATGACATCACTGCATCAAAAACATGTTGACAGCATAAAAACACATTAAGTTTCCATATGTATAAGTATCAAGACGCATTCCTctcaatataatataaaaagaggGCAGAATTCAGTACACATGTAAAGTTAGTATTAACAATCAATTACAGACTGAAAACACAAGGCATAGGTATAACTATTAAACCTTTGTGGTAGCATTCCTGAATAGACCTTCCTCTAAACGTTTTACTACATCAAGCACCTTCCTTGTAGTTCTATCATTGGCTTGTGGCTGTCGACGCATCAGGAACTCATAGCTATAAAACAAAAATGATAGAGATCAATTAATAACATTACTCACCAGAAATAAAACACGTGTGTGGCAGAAAAAAGTCGGtcgatataaattaattaacatCATATAGCAAAGGATGAACTATCAACTATTATAACATGAACAGGTCGCAAAATTCCAAATTGAAGCTAACTCGCGCATTGATCATCTATACAAGAACTTCTGTCGGCATATCATTAACTACATTTCCTCTCTCTAATCTGTAACAGCTACCAACCGCAAAAATAGTAGTAATCACGGGCTCAACACATCACATTACGAGTAAACTTACCACGTGGCCGCATACATCCAcgtttactaaaataaaacagaTACAGCTCGTTATCCACAAGTAGAAACACTTACACCAATCAACAAGTCAGCTCAGTCCATTTAAACACAAACAGATGAGTAATTAAATAATCGAAAGTTTATGAGTGAGAGGCTTACATTTTAGTAGTCATAAATCTTCGTGCACTCACATAATCAGGCTCCAAATTAACATGACCACCACCTGAAGCTTGTATCTGCGGATTACTATTACTACTCCCATTCAAAACCGGCACCGCCGCCGCGCCGCCGCCGCCTTGGGCGGACATACGGTGCGTATGCAAATTCATCGCAAATTCAAATCGAAAATCACTACATCAACTCCCAATTTCCCAATCTTAAAccctaatttttgaaaattggggaaactaaaattggaaaaaaattatGCACAGAGGTGTGTGTGATAGCTTGAGGAGACTGTACGAAAATTGAATTAAACAAAGATTGAGCGAtttaaaaagccctaatttcaGAGAGTATGAGATTGAATTAGCGCAGCGAGTCTTGATCGTACGAGTGATGTGAAATTTTGGGTTGAATTTATTATTACATAATCGGTATCTTTGGTTCCATGTAATTACAATATTGCCTTGTTACAGCGGCCCAGTATAAACGGAGGCTTTTTACTGCTGCGAGCCTGCGACTCACAGGTATTTTTCAGATTCTAAACAGATTTCATCTGGTTTTGCAAAagcttttaatttataaattgctAAAAAAGCATgcgttttaaaaataatatattattgtgctacatgattttataatttgctAGATCGTGATTTTAAAGTTTTTGATTATATGATAATAAAGAAAATAGTAGATGTGTTAGATTTTTGGGAATATCATACAAcattttttgtaaaattgtaCTTGTatagttttattgtctaaatttccccggtcatcttgcatgtccgatggttagatgataagttttcttgaatgaaagaattatcacggtgaattgccgaatCTTTtcgttgagattcattctcattgtaaaaaaaaaaaaattgttagtgTTAGGAggtatattcaattgagattttagaaaattttggGCTGTgttttaatcagatttaaaagtTGTATTAATTGAgttattcaattaggattttaaattatattataaaaactggTTGTATTCGAttaagaatttaaattatacttgaaaatctgatgatattcaattagaattatttaaaaattcattaaaatcttatgATATTCATATGTTATTAGATTATTAGACTTTTTTGAACTTCGTAATAGGGTGGATTTTGTGAAATTTTTCatgttataatatttgaaatcaCATCATTGTgcatcggattttaaagtattGTACTTGAATACTAAAAAAAATCGCATCAAATTTTGGACATTTTTATGTAGAATCTGTGTAAATCAATATCAGATATAATTCACTAAAATTACATCCGTTAAAATTCTAACCCAATACACTCTCCTAAAAGTAAAAAACAAAGAACAAGGATACAATATTCATCTCAAATAATCTATTTTAaacatcaaataaataattatgttttaaagaTACATTGTTTCGATATTCGAAAATTTTTAGATTAGAAAAAAACAAGAATTCGTCAAAGTCTCTGAAAAAACCAAATTcataacaatatataaataaagaataatttaaaatttcaaaaacaaaaataataatttaaatatcttacAAATCCTATCAAAATACACAATATtttattcgattgagattttttgaaaatactttttaaaaattcttCTAAAAACCCAACACTctatttaactaaatttttataaatacatatttattaGGATTTTACATGTCCAATTATATAAATGCATTTCAATTCATGCATTGATGATATTTAGGAATTTGGATTAAGAGTGTAAATATATGAAATCGACGATGTTTGAAAAACCGCAAATCGGTTCTAAGCGGTGGAAGaaccttctagcgcttaagaGGAAATTTAAGCGGATTAACAATatacaattaaatatttagttacaataataatatattcaaaaataatattatattgcgGTAAGAATTCaaatttgtaataattttaatgatatatatacatagagtCATACTCCAGTGAGAACCAATTTTAtgatgagatatgagatctaatctcagccactcatttaaatacattatattcatctcttaccattcatttaatattttaatatttcaccatcttctaattcaactacctatcaccttcaaccaccgttgaccaccaccaccagctCCGGCGACCACCAGAAAACCACTGccggcaaacataaaatcaccaccggaaaacataaaatcaccaccaaaaaatcaaaaatcaccgccaaaaaatcaaaaatcaacgccagaaaattaaaatcaccacacCACCATCAGCTACAAACCACCACCGCCACCCCCCAAATCCGAAAAATCaccaaatacaaaacaaaatgaccatcagaaaaaataaaaaacacaacTGAAAATCATCATTTTCAATTCATCAGCTTCCTCACTATCTCTctcaacctcctctctctctctccacatcCACACGCTCTCTCTCATTCACTACATCCAACCTCTATTTCTGCCCATATCCATCATTAACTCCGACCATAACAAAAATTACTATATTAATTGTAAAGCATCACAAACAAACACCATCGACAAAATGAAATCACCAccgtaaaaacaaaaatcaccgaACCTCCGCCAATACCATCTCTAGATCGGAGTATCGAAATCGGAGATGATGTGGATCGACGATGAATAGAGAAGAAACAAAATGAAAGAATAAGGATGGGGCTTTTAGAGGGGAGGAAGTAGTCGTGTTTCTGGAGAGAGAGATCTGTGTTTTTTGTGTGCGTGGCTGGAGACGAGGTCGTCGCCTCGACTACGACGATGTTGTAGATCTGGTGGTTGCATTGCAGCAGCAACAACGGGTAGTGACGGATGGCAGTAGAGGGTGGAGGTGGGCAGTGGGGGGTGGGAGGGAAGAGGGAGAGtgtaataaaagaaaatgttaaaatataaatgcGTGGTTGTGATTTGATTTAGGGATAAAAATGtggggctgagattagatctcatatctcacattagttgagattctcatttgagcacttgcctatatacatatacatatatatatatatatatatatatatatatatatttaatattttaatataatttagttatattataaaatataatattctaaaattaaaaaatagcaaattaacatcattttgaccgcttaattttcaaaaacgttAGTCACCCGCTTAGTATAGatattaaatatgttaaaaCCTGTAAGCGAGACTTAATTTGGAgctaaaataaaagaaattcagATTTGGCAGAAAGTTTGCATCgtgtttttgataaaaaaatttgtaggttatatattttagaaaatatccaaaatattgatattttaatatgtatcaTAACAATAATACACCATGATATGCTTGTTTATACTTCATATTTGATtggtatattatttttagtatattCAATTATTATTAGAATACAATTAATATGATACATgaactattttttaattttattattcattttatattaaaatgtatAATATCATCTTCATCATAAACATGTAATAAATTTAAGTTAGGATAcacaaatttttcatattaaatTCTAAATTGTATTTTGTTTCAGAGTCATGAAATTCAATTGAATACTCGTTTATATGCGTACATAAATCTAagtcaatttaaataattaaattagataaattcCAATAAACCAAAATAATTATGGTAGGaccagaaaaatatattaattacgtGAAATTATGATGCACTATCGAAGTCTTGTTACGCACTCGTACATCATAACATTCAGAAGCCCCCACTCATCACAGTTCCCTCCCGTGACAAGACCCCCAAACTTAGGGCTTAAATAATACAGTAGACCAGGCCCAAACAGTCTCCCCTCAGCTCAACTAGTCCTCTCTTCCCGTTTCCTCTGAAACTTCGCTGGCAattttttagagagagaaagcaaGAGACGAACACCATCccctccctctgtccctctccaCCCCccgctctctctccctccctccctccctccctctctctctctctccccttctctctcgctctctccccCTATCTCTCTCGTTCTTctacatgtgtatatataactaATAGCTATATGCGCACATACATACATAGCGTAGAGAAAAAAATGGATAACGGTGGGAACAATCTGGCAAATAATTTATCCGGATTGGCTCTTAACGATCCAGTGAACAAAGACAGTTTGTTTCAAGTCATGAAGGCAGTTGAAGCCGCTGAGGTCACGATTAAGCAACAGGTACCGCTTTCTAGTTCAATTTGTAAGTTTAATTGATAGAATGTTcttattattgaattttttgagAACATGAATGTTTGTTTTGATGTTCCTTTGAATTGTGGCTCTGGAATCTCTTATCTACACTGATAGTTGTCACTTTAGGAAACTGTTTATACGTGCAGAAATTGCAGTAAGATTTTGGTACACGATCTCTCATTTTATACTAGCCAGACGTATCTCACATTCTATTCTGTAAACTTTATCAAGGCACTAGCtgttaaaattattgtttattaACATTCTAGATTATATATTCACTGGAATTTGGATAAATAAGGAGCACTTGAACggttacatataaaaattaaaatcaaaattttctgtGAACTTTGAAGTCCAATTGATAACATTGAAATATAAATCACATGCCTATATTATAAGCATCAAACGAGTTTGAGGAATTTATGTAGTTAAATATGTACTCAAGTATTTGTAAGATATTCAAATTACTCGAAAGAAATATAATCTAATCCAAAATGATGAAGTTTAATTTGGttcaatatttattttgtctgttatataaaattatcttaGTTTTTGTTGATCATATATTAAATGTTGATTCGAATTGAAActgaattatttgtaattatttccGCCGTGGGACCAAGAGTGGAGAACATTTATTAATCACACGTGCTGTTATGACGCACTATCAACAACAAAGTCTTGTTACACACTTGTACACCGTAACATTCGTTATAGCCCATTTATTATATAGCTTCCTCATCCTTCCCGTGACAAGACCCCCAAGCCTAGGATATAACCAATAGACGACAGACCAGCACCAAACAGTCTCATCTCTTCCCAGTTCTCAACTTCGAGGTCCTCTTTCCCTTTTTTCTCTGAATATTATTGTATCAGTTTCTTCTAGAGAtattaattaagaaaataacTACTCAGTactccccccccctctctctatatatatacctACCTAATAGCCA of the Daucus carota subsp. sativus chromosome 4, DH1 v3.0, whole genome shotgun sequence genome contains:
- the LOC108218452 gene encoding histone acetyltransferase HAC1, whose amino-acid sequence is MNLHTHRMSAQGGGGAAAVPVLNGSSNSNPQIQASGGGHVNLEPDYVSARRFMTTKIYEFLMRRQPQANDRTTRKVLDVVKRLEEGLFRNATTKEEYMNLETLENRLRILIRREPMNNPSQQYSHQHINSSSSTSTMIPTPGMPQSGNSSLMHASSVDSSLIASGGSNSIASSTVNTGSFLPTGNTTSGGMHGGSFNGLSGSLPHGYQQSPSTFSISSGGNIIGSSVGGQRIASQMIPTPGFNSSNNINSNNSNDMNNNNYNQPVMNLDSNNMAYSTVETTIAAQPLQQKNQIGGQNSRILHNLGSQIGGGIRSGVQQKYGLSSGSLTTGLGTIGNNIQISKGPGISEGYINAPLYGNSSKLLQHDQHQRQISQGVGYGSCTADSSTSGSIYCPVTSAELSGSNQDINQQQRFLQQQRQHNLRQQQHVLLKNEASQGQMTSNVAGQVKCEPGIERQAESLHSQFSGQFQSSEVQYQNLSEDQSVVNKSLSLPPSSQEIYSAQTQTVEEMQQSVHQPPFLTDSCDEFTSNDGVPSERVLHGQWRSRSQDGPHVMQSFSISKEHHIQGDFSQRTSGQGDALQNNLSSGGSIMCQNVANRTADPRSGNGSALKYGNANCDRQFKNQLRWLLFLRHARACNAPKGRCPEKYCVAAQELLRHVDGCFLARCPNPRCPMTKRLIEHHKKCKHPECPVCIPVKNYIMMHIKARAHQDSKSSFPSSINGSCNTYDTRDALSRLNMSQSVVSTSEDLQPSLKRMKIEQQPSQSNASERESCAPPVSSISEPHVPQDILNGESQTVDTCGVIKTEVAEIKIENLSSSARGSPGVLEMKNENIDKTFVRVEDSDSAITSDPVGFPKEESIKTEKEVAAANHSLVTLPNENVAATKSGKPNIQGVSLTELFTPEQVREHIKGLRQWVGQSKAKAEKNQAMENSMSENSCQLCAVEKLTFEPPPIYCTPCGARIKRNAMYYTIGTGDTRHYFCIPCHNDSRGETIIADGTSIPKARLEKKKNDEDTEEWWVQCDKCEAWQHQICALFNGRRNDGGQAEYTCPNCYIAEVERGERMPLPQSAVLGAKDLPRTILSDHIEQRLFKRLKQERMERARVQGKSYDEVPGADFLVIRVVSSVDKKLDVKPRFLDIFQEENYPTEFGYKSKVVLLFQKIEGVEVCLFGMYVQEFGAECQQPNHRRVYLSYLDSVKYFRPEIRTVTGEALRTFVYHEILIGYLEYCKKRGFTSCYIWACPPLKGEDYILYCHPEIQKTPKSDKLREWYLSMLRKAAKEDIVVELTNLYDHFFVPNVGECKAKVTAARLPYFDGDYWPGAAEDIIYQLQQEEDGRKLHKRGLTKKTISKRALKAFGQADLSGNASKDLLLMHRLGETISPMKEDFIMVHLQHSCSHCCIQMASGNRWVCNQCKNFQLCDKCYEVERNLDERDRHPISNQRDSHMLHPVEIEGVPVDTKDKDEILESEFFDTRQAFLSLCQGNHYQYDTLRRAKHSSMMVLYHLHNPTAPAFVTTCNVCHLDIEAGQGWRCETCPDFDVCNACYQKDGGIDHPHKLTNHPSLAERDAQNKEARQLRVLQLRKMLDLLVHASQCRSAQCQYPNCRKVKGLFRHGIQCKTRASGGCVLCKKMWYLLQLHARACKESECHVPRCRDLKEHLKRLQQQSDSRRRAAVMEMMRQRAAEVAGNP